One region of Termitidicoccus mucosus genomic DNA includes:
- a CDS encoding endonuclease/exonuclease/phosphatase family protein codes for MKIFARPHVPHRLALALLGAALTLGAAGPTAAAAAPEPVRVLTFNLRNSKANDGDNAWEHRRESVVRVIASHPDGNGPYDFVGTQETVIAPDPGLDQRGFLAARLAGYAVIGRSRDKDPDAGEGMVLYYKKDRWRLDPKDNGTFWLSLAPDEPGSKYPGLRHARTAAYGLFHELDASGAPTGRKLYVYDTHLDHTSEPARQHGAKILMERVAARNDQTAPVIIMGDMNCGEKSAAIRYFQGEETQLDGAPVKSPLALVDTFRAANPKEKKVGTFTGFKAAGKEKIDFILASPELRTLSAKIIRTRRDDGGYPSDHFPIEAVLTWEK; via the coding sequence ATGAAAATCTTCGCCCGCCCCCATGTGCCCCATAGGCTCGCCCTCGCCCTCCTCGGCGCGGCGCTCACCCTCGGCGCGGCCGGCCCGACCGCAGCCGCCGCGGCACCCGAACCCGTGCGCGTGCTCACGTTCAACCTCCGTAACTCCAAGGCCAACGACGGCGACAACGCCTGGGAGCACCGCCGCGAATCCGTCGTCAGGGTCATCGCCAGCCATCCCGACGGCAACGGCCCCTACGACTTCGTCGGCACTCAGGAAACCGTCATCGCCCCCGATCCCGGGCTCGACCAGCGCGGCTTCCTCGCCGCCCGCCTCGCCGGCTATGCCGTCATCGGACGCTCCCGCGACAAGGACCCCGACGCCGGCGAGGGCATGGTGCTCTATTACAAAAAAGACCGCTGGCGGCTCGACCCCAAGGACAACGGCACCTTCTGGCTCTCCCTCGCCCCCGACGAACCCGGTTCCAAATACCCCGGCCTCCGTCACGCCCGCACCGCCGCCTACGGCCTCTTCCACGAGCTGGACGCGAGCGGCGCGCCCACGGGCCGCAAGCTCTACGTCTACGACACCCACCTCGATCACACCAGCGAACCCGCCCGCCAGCACGGCGCGAAAATCCTCATGGAACGCGTCGCCGCCCGCAATGACCAGACGGCGCCGGTGATCATCATGGGCGACATGAATTGCGGCGAGAAAAGCGCCGCCATCCGCTACTTCCAAGGCGAGGAAACGCAGCTCGACGGCGCCCCCGTGAAATCCCCGCTCGCGCTCGTGGACACCTTCCGCGCCGCGAACCCCAAGGAGAAAAAAGTGGGCACTTTCACCGGCTTCAAGGCGGCGGGGAAGGAAAAGATAGATTTCATCCTCGCCTCCCCGGAGTTGCGCACGCTCTCCGCAAAAATCATCCGCACCCGCCGCGACGACGGCGGCTACCCCTCCGACCATTTCCCGATCGAGGCCGTCCTGACATGGGAAAAGTGA
- a CDS encoding glycoside hydrolase family 2 TIM barrel-domain containing protein, which produces MKPSILALSLAFAAPMLSPLEAVSAADRPVWADPSRQHEGLEPAAAQMTRFADAATARTLDRAHSPFYRSLNGDWKFHWVPHPGEAGRPREFWRTDFDDRDWKTIPVPSCVEIEGHGIPIYTNTVYPWREVKPPEITGDYNPVSSYRRTFAVPAEWRADDREVFITFEGVSSFFTVWLNGKKLGFNKDSRTPATFRLTPHLRDGGAENLLAVEVFRWNDGSYLEDQDCWRLSGIFRDVWLWSAPGVHLRDFKVTTTLDAAHRDATLALTGELKNFTAQPRAVALSAVLLAPDGRELARLAAGVPVGPDLASGRGSTQGRALQATVPAGGAAPVALSAAVAAPALWSAETPALHTLLLTVSDAQGRALEVIPWRVGFRSTETRDGQFLVNGRPVLFRGVNRHEWDPDRGYSVTREGMLKDILLMKRNNFNAVRTCHYPNTPEWYALCDEYGLYVIDEANIESHAQMGETYAGRQTALADQPEWREAHLDRTRRMYERDKNHACVVGWSLGNESAHGEAFIAAYHWLKQHDTRPVQYEADNSGEFTDVICPMYPSPASVLHYSDLPRSKPFIMCEYAHAMGNSTGDMWAYWRPIYDGAPYLQGGFIWEWADHGLRAPVPASLKVEHVENTKSLPLDPKLGTFFAYGGSFGEPGRFPHDGNFCADGIVSPDRLPHPGMAEVKKIYQPVQMRALDLAASAPEIEIKNWADFQNTAEWLDARWRLVAEGKTLQQGALAGLSVAPREAKRIAIPLRALTPEPGVEYFLEVSFTLREKTPWADAGHEVAWEQFKLPFPGRAKPPAEPRLGGDASPYLSASSPAPALALAETATRITVTGKTFSAAFDRATGFLASLKTGEIELLAAPLAPHYWRAPVDNDRGNNMADPGKPVPGRPSARGPGAWRTATDSWKLAALETTTAPDGAVTLTATGRLESVNRSQTLAWTVCPDGDILVRLKLYGDPDYRGAAELPRFGMQTTLRPGFDRLAWLGKGPHETYWDRQDARVGLYAGKVRDQFFPYIKPQETGNHESVRWIALTDTQGRGLLAAALPGQNLLSANALHHTTDDLFFPTHKEGQFYPYQLPARDTVTLNLDLHQRGLGGDDSWRALPHEAYRLNRWALEYAYRLRPLSGTEDIPKIARQK; this is translated from the coding sequence ATGAAACCCTCCATTCTCGCCCTATCCCTCGCCTTCGCCGCGCCCATGCTCTCGCCCTTGGAGGCCGTCTCCGCGGCCGACCGGCCCGTCTGGGCCGATCCTTCGCGTCAGCACGAGGGGCTGGAGCCGGCTGCGGCGCAGATGACGCGCTTCGCCGACGCGGCCACCGCGCGCACCCTCGACCGCGCGCATTCGCCGTTTTACCGTTCGCTCAACGGCGACTGGAAGTTCCACTGGGTCCCGCATCCCGGCGAGGCCGGGCGCCCGCGCGAGTTCTGGCGGACCGATTTCGACGACCGCGACTGGAAGACCATCCCCGTGCCCTCCTGCGTCGAGATCGAGGGCCACGGCATCCCCATTTACACCAACACCGTTTACCCGTGGCGCGAGGTGAAGCCGCCCGAGATCACCGGCGACTACAACCCCGTTTCCAGCTACCGCCGCACGTTCGCCGTGCCCGCGGAGTGGCGCGCGGACGACCGCGAGGTGTTCATCACCTTCGAGGGCGTCAGCTCATTCTTCACCGTCTGGCTCAACGGCAAAAAGCTCGGTTTCAACAAGGACAGCCGCACGCCCGCGACCTTCCGCCTCACCCCGCACCTGCGCGACGGCGGCGCCGAGAACCTCCTCGCCGTCGAGGTGTTCCGCTGGAACGACGGCTCCTATCTCGAGGACCAGGACTGCTGGCGGCTCAGCGGCATCTTCCGCGACGTCTGGCTGTGGAGCGCGCCCGGCGTGCACCTGCGCGACTTCAAGGTCACCACCACGCTCGATGCGGCGCACCGCGACGCCACCCTCGCGCTCACCGGCGAGTTGAAAAACTTCACCGCGCAACCCCGCGCCGTCGCCCTCTCCGCCGTGCTCCTCGCCCCCGACGGCCGCGAACTCGCGCGCCTCGCCGCTGGTGTTCCCGTAGGGCCTGACCTTGCGTCAGGCCGCGGCTCGACGCAAGGTCGAGCCCTACAGGCCACCGTCCCGGCCGGCGGCGCCGCGCCGGTCGCGCTCTCCGCCGCCGTCGCCGCGCCCGCGCTGTGGTCGGCCGAGACGCCCGCGCTGCACACCCTGCTCCTCACCGTCAGCGACGCGCAGGGCCGCGCCCTCGAAGTCATCCCCTGGCGCGTCGGCTTCCGCTCCACCGAAACGCGCGACGGGCAGTTTCTGGTCAACGGCCGGCCCGTCCTTTTCCGCGGCGTCAACCGCCACGAATGGGACCCCGACCGCGGCTACTCCGTCACCCGCGAGGGCATGCTCAAGGACATCCTCCTCATGAAGCGCAACAACTTCAACGCCGTGCGCACCTGCCACTATCCGAACACGCCCGAGTGGTACGCCCTCTGCGACGAATACGGCCTCTACGTCATCGACGAGGCCAACATCGAGTCCCACGCCCAGATGGGGGAGACCTACGCGGGCCGCCAGACCGCCCTCGCCGACCAGCCCGAGTGGCGCGAGGCCCACCTCGACCGCACCCGCCGCATGTACGAGCGCGACAAGAACCACGCCTGCGTCGTCGGCTGGTCGCTGGGCAACGAGTCCGCCCACGGCGAGGCCTTCATCGCCGCCTACCATTGGCTCAAGCAACACGACACCCGCCCCGTCCAATACGAGGCCGACAACAGCGGCGAGTTCACCGACGTCATCTGCCCGATGTATCCCTCGCCCGCCTCCGTCCTCCACTACTCCGACCTGCCCCGCTCCAAACCCTTCATCATGTGCGAATACGCCCACGCCATGGGCAACAGCACCGGCGACATGTGGGCCTACTGGCGCCCCATCTACGACGGCGCCCCGTATCTCCAGGGCGGCTTTATCTGGGAATGGGCCGACCACGGCCTGCGCGCCCCCGTGCCCGCCTCGCTCAAAGTCGAGCATGTCGAAAACACCAAATCGCTCCCGCTCGACCCGAAACTCGGCACCTTCTTCGCCTACGGCGGCAGCTTCGGCGAACCCGGACGCTTCCCGCACGACGGCAACTTTTGCGCCGACGGCATCGTCTCCCCCGACCGCCTCCCCCACCCCGGCATGGCCGAGGTGAAAAAAATCTACCAGCCCGTGCAAATGCGCGCGCTCGACCTCGCCGCGTCCGCGCCCGAAATCGAAATCAAAAACTGGGCCGATTTCCAAAACACCGCCGAGTGGCTCGACGCGCGCTGGCGCCTCGTCGCCGAGGGCAAAACGCTCCAGCAAGGCGCGCTCGCCGGTCTTTCCGTCGCCCCGCGCGAGGCCAAACGCATCGCGATTCCGCTGCGCGCCCTCACCCCCGAGCCGGGGGTGGAGTATTTCCTCGAAGTCAGTTTCACCCTCCGCGAAAAAACGCCCTGGGCCGATGCCGGCCATGAAGTCGCCTGGGAACAGTTCAAACTCCCGTTTCCTGGTAGGGCGAAGCCTCCGGCTGAGCCGCGGCTCGGCGGGGACGCCTCGCCCTACCTTTCCGCCTCCAGCCCCGCTCCCGCTCTCGCCCTCGCCGAAACCGCCACCCGCATCACCGTGACCGGGAAAACCTTCTCCGCCGCCTTTGACCGCGCCACCGGCTTCCTCGCCTCGCTCAAAACCGGCGAGATCGAACTCCTCGCCGCCCCTCTCGCCCCGCACTACTGGCGCGCACCCGTGGACAACGACCGCGGCAACAACATGGCCGACCCCGGCAAACCCGTCCCCGGACGCCCCTCCGCCCGTGGCCCCGGCGCGTGGCGCACCGCGACTGATTCGTGGAAACTCGCCGCCCTCGAAACCACCACCGCCCCCGACGGTGCCGTCACCCTCACCGCCACCGGCCGCCTCGAATCCGTCAACCGCTCGCAAACCCTCGCCTGGACCGTCTGCCCGGACGGCGACATCCTTGTCCGCCTCAAACTCTACGGCGACCCCGACTACCGCGGCGCCGCCGAACTGCCCCGCTTCGGCATGCAAACCACGCTGCGCCCCGGCTTCGACCGCCTCGCCTGGCTCGGCAAGGGCCCCCACGAAACCTACTGGGACCGCCAGGACGCCCGCGTCGGCCTGTATGCAGGCAAAGTCCGCGACCAGTTCTTCCCCTACATCAAACCGCAGGAGACCGGCAACCACGAGTCCGTCCGCTGGATCGCCCTCACCGACACCCAAGGCCGCGGCCTGCTCGCCGCCGCCCTCCCCGGCCAAAATCTCCTCAGCGCCAACGCCCTCCATCACACCACCGACGACCTCTTCTTCCCCACGCACAAGGAAGGCCAGTTCTATCCCTACCAGCTTCCCGCGCGCGACACCGTCACCCTCAACCTCGACCTCCACCAGCGCGGCCTCGGCGGCGACGATTCCTGGCGCGCTCTCCCCCACGAGGCATACCGCCTCAACCGCTGGGCGCTCGAATACGCCTACCGCCTCCGCCCCCTCTCCGGCACCGAGGACATACCAAAAATCGCCCGCCAAAAATGA
- a CDS encoding DNRLRE domain-containing protein, translated as MMAHPHSVTLAALLAALLSASSAFGARDTDITGPDFKTLTFQNGAGGYTGAMDVLISKKSTTDAPAPTAPVFWLSRELDEGTRRHKNETAALLRFDHIFGAGAGQIPPGSPITKAVLRLRTDASEAAGSPHRLHLSRMLLPWDATAAWRNPAWGRDGIQTDNREALAEPDNIGTLNQPNTDYELDVTPALRAWAAGAANHGWLLHMLHIDTANQLALASTHSSSAKKRPALTITYDARPANRAPDADDLAAARDTPSSSNISLRANDPDGDPLSVTFHARRRTDTARDFSIIVLPDTQYYTHIPYRYGGSPEMFYAQTDWIIRYARPLNIAAVLHLGDISDQGDFDRQEWIYAAKAMYPLGDPAATGRPDGIPYILAIGNHDQRDESKNWGGPAHLFNEYFGVKHFSQKGYYGGHFGSDNNNYYIAFDSGPEKFIVLSLEYDFDKRNSKVLQWADGVLKKHAGRRAIIITHATIHPGSVQANFCTDGGGPAYEGLKNNPNLMLIIGGHITGEGRRTDTYNGSTVHSILMDFQFDGDGGNGLLGILTLSPRTNKIHVSTYSPHAKSGRLDSSANYTLDYDFGAKIEPFAKVGAAEVAAGATATCRLENMDATATYEWQAEISDQGKTTRTPARPIPPAKAEK; from the coding sequence ATGATGGCACATCCCCATTCGGTCACGCTTGCCGCCCTGCTCGCCGCGCTCCTGTCCGCCTCGTCCGCCTTCGGGGCGCGCGACACCGACATCACCGGCCCCGACTTCAAGACCCTCACCTTTCAAAACGGCGCCGGCGGCTACACCGGCGCCATGGATGTCCTCATCTCCAAAAAATCCACCACCGACGCCCCTGCCCCGACAGCCCCCGTCTTCTGGCTCTCGCGCGAACTCGATGAAGGCACCCGCCGGCACAAAAACGAAACCGCCGCCCTCCTCCGCTTCGATCACATCTTCGGCGCAGGCGCCGGCCAAATCCCGCCCGGCTCTCCCATCACCAAGGCCGTCCTCCGCCTCCGCACCGACGCCAGCGAAGCCGCCGGCAGCCCGCACCGCCTCCACCTCTCCCGCATGTTGCTCCCGTGGGATGCCACCGCCGCCTGGCGCAACCCCGCGTGGGGCCGCGACGGAATACAAACCGACAACCGCGAGGCCCTCGCCGAACCCGACAACATCGGCACCCTCAATCAACCCAACACCGACTACGAACTCGACGTCACCCCCGCCCTCCGCGCCTGGGCCGCCGGCGCCGCCAACCACGGCTGGCTCCTCCACATGCTCCACATCGACACCGCCAACCAACTCGCCCTCGCCTCCACGCATTCCTCCTCCGCCAAAAAACGCCCCGCCCTCACCATCACCTACGACGCCCGCCCCGCCAACCGGGCCCCCGACGCCGACGACCTCGCCGCCGCCCGCGACACGCCCTCCTCCTCCAACATTTCCCTCCGCGCAAACGACCCCGACGGCGACCCGCTCTCCGTCACCTTCCACGCCCGCCGCCGCACCGACACCGCGCGCGATTTTAGCATAATAGTGCTCCCCGACACCCAATACTACACCCACATTCCCTACCGTTACGGCGGCTCCCCGGAAATGTTTTACGCTCAAACTGACTGGATCATCCGCTACGCCCGCCCCCTCAACATCGCCGCCGTCCTCCACCTCGGCGACATCAGCGACCAAGGCGACTTCGACCGCCAGGAATGGATATACGCCGCCAAGGCCATGTATCCCCTCGGCGACCCCGCCGCCACCGGACGCCCCGACGGCATTCCCTATATCCTCGCCATCGGCAACCACGACCAGCGCGACGAAAGCAAAAACTGGGGCGGCCCCGCCCATCTCTTCAATGAATACTTCGGCGTGAAGCACTTCTCCCAAAAGGGCTACTACGGCGGTCACTTCGGAAGCGACAACAACAACTATTATATAGCCTTCGATTCCGGTCCCGAAAAATTCATTGTCCTCTCGCTCGAATACGATTTCGACAAGCGCAATTCCAAAGTCCTCCAATGGGCCGACGGCGTCCTCAAAAAACACGCCGGCCGCCGCGCCATAATAATCACCCACGCGACCATCCACCCCGGCAGCGTCCAGGCCAACTTTTGCACCGACGGCGGCGGCCCCGCCTACGAAGGCCTCAAAAACAACCCAAACCTCATGTTGATCATCGGCGGCCACATCACCGGCGAAGGCCGCCGCACCGACACTTACAACGGCTCCACCGTCCACTCCATCCTCATGGATTTCCAATTCGACGGCGACGGCGGCAACGGCCTGCTCGGCATCCTCACGCTCTCCCCGCGCACCAACAAAATCCACGTTTCCACCTACTCGCCCCATGCCAAAAGCGGCCGCCTCGACTCCAGCGCGAACTACACGCTCGATTACGATTTTGGCGCGAAAATAGAGCCGTTCGCCAAAGTCGGCGCCGCCGAAGTCGCCGCCGGCGCGACCGCCACCTGCCGCTTGGAAAACATGGACGCGACCGCCACCTACGAATGGCAGGCCGAAATCAGCGACCAAGGGAAAACCACCCGCACCCCCGCACGCCCAATCCCGCCGGCCAAGGCTGAAAAATAA
- a CDS encoding metallophosphoesterase, which yields MNSSLYKTALLLAALLPAAAPAATVVAAGFEKTLPPGANFNKLTADFDTTRARSGHSSLRIDSEPKADWGYLSFELDGKLDFTANYEFSVWVYTETDTKVSVYLSADDGTGERYTAVNGIGAIEPGKWCRLGGTLFTGDWRRQDREYRFIVRTRGTCWIDDLALRSGLPDTPAQVWPGLENALHSAADTRVSSLKPGGSLVLDARHAALAPDTARVETVLPPAASIVVPAEGLLVFAIDADDDLDLDGSLQLEPDADLRPGLRATVLAGDTVIAAPSVKAAPWQAVRVPRGSRTIFGAPAGLRGECPAATIPLEPFRLAKGRHYLAIAGPHIRTGGTFVRLELRAAPRPAEKPLHTFALLSDTHLGFNRREWRNTLLGSATGAELEAVLRRLKREGAAYAIIAGDLTDDGRRAQFEDLAAIVKRTALPVYGCIGNHDTSRDSRADIAAAIPKLFPSGPENTDYTFARPPLRFIVLDGSYYKDKNGGIQDHKDKYHETTTYRDGLSEWLRATLAADTVTPTVVVSHYPFYFHRGVSPVSGYDRGKPLLDKKLTDLIEAAPNVVATLSGHMHHNETAVRNGIANLQNPAFAEWPDAYRVFRVYKDRLEWEIRQIPNRGLIREGVIPETALLWQLSTDPGDLAGTILFPKNKNHK from the coding sequence TTGAACTCGTCATTATATAAAACCGCCCTCCTGCTCGCCGCCCTCCTGCCCGCCGCCGCCCCCGCGGCAACGGTGGTCGCCGCCGGCTTCGAGAAAACACTCCCGCCCGGCGCCAACTTCAACAAACTCACCGCCGACTTCGACACCACCCGCGCGCGCTCCGGGCATTCCTCGTTGCGCATCGACTCGGAGCCGAAGGCCGACTGGGGTTATCTTTCATTTGAACTCGACGGCAAACTGGACTTCACCGCCAACTACGAATTTTCCGTCTGGGTTTATACAGAGACCGACACAAAAGTTTCCGTCTATTTATCCGCCGACGACGGCACCGGCGAGCGCTACACGGCCGTCAACGGCATCGGCGCCATCGAGCCCGGCAAATGGTGCCGGCTGGGCGGCACCCTGTTCACGGGCGACTGGCGCCGTCAGGACCGAGAATACCGGTTCATCGTCCGCACGCGCGGCACCTGCTGGATTGACGACCTTGCGCTCCGCTCCGGCCTGCCCGATACACCCGCCCAAGTCTGGCCCGGGCTCGAAAACGCCCTCCACTCGGCGGCGGACACGCGCGTCTCGTCGCTCAAGCCCGGCGGCAGCCTCGTGCTCGACGCCCGCCACGCCGCCCTCGCCCCCGACACCGCCCGCGTGGAGACTGTTCTGCCTCCCGCCGCCTCCATCGTCGTCCCCGCCGAGGGCCTGCTCGTCTTCGCCATTGACGCCGACGACGATCTCGACCTCGACGGTTCCCTCCAGCTCGAACCCGACGCCGACCTCCGCCCCGGCCTGCGTGCCACCGTGCTCGCCGGCGACACCGTCATCGCCGCCCCCTCCGTGAAAGCCGCGCCGTGGCAGGCGGTCCGCGTTCCCCGGGGCAGCCGCACGATTTTCGGCGCCCCCGCCGGACTCCGCGGCGAATGCCCTGCCGCCACCATCCCGCTCGAGCCTTTCCGCCTCGCGAAAGGCCGCCATTACCTCGCCATCGCCGGTCCGCACATCCGCACTGGCGGCACCTTTGTCCGGCTCGAACTCCGTGCCGCCCCGCGCCCCGCGGAAAAACCGCTGCACACCTTCGCGCTGCTCTCGGACACGCACCTCGGCTTCAACCGCCGCGAATGGCGCAACACCCTGCTCGGCTCCGCCACCGGCGCCGAACTCGAGGCTGTGCTCCGCCGGCTCAAGCGCGAAGGCGCCGCCTACGCCATCATCGCCGGCGACCTCACCGACGACGGTCGCCGCGCCCAGTTCGAGGACCTCGCCGCCATCGTCAAACGGACCGCCCTGCCCGTTTATGGCTGCATCGGCAACCACGACACCTCACGCGACTCCCGCGCCGACATCGCCGCCGCCATCCCGAAACTGTTTCCCTCCGGTCCGGAAAACACCGACTACACATTTGCCCGCCCGCCCCTGCGCTTCATCGTCCTCGACGGCTCTTATTACAAAGACAAAAACGGCGGCATTCAGGATCACAAAGACAAATACCACGAAACCACCACCTACCGCGACGGCCTCTCCGAATGGCTGCGCGCCACCCTCGCCGCCGACACCGTCACCCCCACCGTCGTCGTTTCCCATTACCCGTTCTATTTCCACCGCGGCGTCTCGCCCGTGAGCGGCTACGACCGCGGCAAACCGTTGCTCGACAAAAAACTCACGGACCTCATTGAGGCCGCGCCCAACGTCGTCGCCACGCTCAGCGGCCACATGCACCACAACGAAACCGCCGTGCGCAACGGCATCGCCAATCTCCAGAATCCCGCCTTCGCCGAGTGGCCCGACGCCTACCGCGTCTTCCGCGTTTACAAGGACCGCCTCGAATGGGAAATCCGCCAGATCCCCAACCGCGGCCTCATCCGCGAGGGCGTCATCCCCGAGACCGCGCTGCTCTGGCAGCTCTCCACCGATCCCGGCGACCTCGCCGGCACCATACTCTTCCCGAAAAACAAAAACCATAAATAA
- a CDS encoding glycerophosphodiester phosphodiesterase family protein, translating into MKKSLFASLTLALAVLSCAVLQAADRVDQLRAKLFARDIPDVLVVAHRGDWRHAPENSLQAVEHSIKAGVDVVEVDLQRTKDGVLILMHDATLDRTTTGKGKVEEKTLAEIKKFDLKNGCGIATSKTNHKYRVPTLEELLVAAKDRVLINLDKADRYFDEVVPLLKKTGTARQIIMKGGKPDAEVRELYGRYLDEIIYMPIVDLDPKKKDPGYNGHEIIQGFLAGTKPVAFELLYKSDANPLPLQLKGQLKGKALIWYNTLWEGMSGGHEDDCALEQGPDAAYGYLIDTLGARIIQTDRAELLLNYLKKRGLHD; encoded by the coding sequence ATGAAAAAATCATTGTTTGCCTCCCTGACCCTCGCGCTGGCCGTGTTGTCCTGCGCCGTCCTCCAAGCCGCCGACCGCGTTGACCAGCTCCGCGCGAAGCTCTTCGCCCGCGACATCCCCGACGTCCTCGTTGTCGCCCACCGTGGCGACTGGCGCCACGCCCCCGAAAACTCCCTCCAGGCTGTCGAGCACTCCATCAAGGCCGGCGTGGATGTCGTCGAAGTGGACTTGCAGCGCACGAAGGACGGCGTGCTCATCCTCATGCACGACGCCACTCTCGACCGCACGACAACCGGCAAGGGCAAGGTCGAGGAGAAAACCCTCGCCGAAATCAAAAAATTCGATCTCAAAAACGGCTGCGGCATCGCGACATCAAAGACCAATCATAAATACAGGGTGCCCACCCTCGAGGAGCTGCTCGTCGCCGCAAAGGACCGCGTGCTCATCAATCTCGACAAGGCCGACCGCTACTTCGACGAGGTCGTCCCCCTCCTCAAAAAAACCGGCACCGCCCGCCAGATCATAATGAAGGGAGGCAAGCCCGACGCCGAGGTCAGGGAACTCTACGGACGCTATCTCGATGAAATCATCTACATGCCCATCGTGGACCTCGACCCGAAAAAAAAGGATCCCGGCTATAACGGCCACGAGATCATCCAGGGGTTTCTCGCCGGCACCAAGCCCGTCGCCTTTGAGCTTCTTTATAAATCCGATGCCAACCCGCTTCCCCTGCAACTCAAGGGCCAGCTCAAGGGCAAGGCGTTGATTTGGTATAACACGCTTTGGGAAGGCATGTCCGGCGGCCACGAGGACGACTGCGCGCTGGAGCAGGGCCCGGATGCCGCCTACGGCTACCTTATAGACACCCTCGGGGCCCGCATCATCCAGACCGACCGCGCCGAACTTCTGCTCAATTACCTGAAAAAACGCGGCCTGCATGACTGA